The following proteins are co-located in the Nonlabens ponticola genome:
- the alaS gene encoding alanine--tRNA ligase, translating to MNSQKIRQTFLEYFKERQHEVVKSAPMVIKDDPTLMFTNAGMNQFKEYFLGINDPNNKRATDTQKCLRVSGKHNDLEEVGVDTYHHTMFEMLGNWSFGDYFKKEAIAWAWELLTEVYGIDKNSLYVTIFEGDASENLDCDTEAYNYWKELIAEDRILNGNKKDNFWEMGDQGPCGPCSEIHVDIRSDAEKAKIDGASLVNADHPQVVEIWNLVFMQYNRMADGSLKNLPAQHVDTGMGFERLAMVLQGKQSNYDTDVFQPLIREIETITGRSYNKTVEIDIAIRVIADHVRAVSFSIADGQLPSNTGAGYVIRRILRRAIRYAFTYLDRKEPFIYMLVNTLSRQMGEAFPELKSQKNLITNVIKEEEQSFLRTLDQGLLLLDNVINETTALGNKTVDGKKAFELYDTYGFPIDLTALILREKGLELDEKGFEEAMQVQKTRSRSASETVTSDWTELRQDDQQEFIGYDKLDAQVFITRYRKVTTKKDGDLYQLVFNLTPFYGESGGQTGDKGYLESSAGDTIYIIDTKKENGQTIHLTKTLPKELQSSFKATVDQKQRKRTAANHTATHLLHQALRKILGTHVEQKGSMVRSASLRFDFSHFSKLSQDELDQVEHFVNDRINEQLELQENRANTYENAMANGAIGLFGEKYGDVVRTIKFGDSHELCGGTHVKNTADIWHFKIVSEGAVAAGIRRIEAITGDAVKDYFTEQSQHFEDIKALLNNPGKQPIESIESLQTENSQLKKEIEELKKAKAGNLKQELIQSAENHDGINFIGTKTDLDTKSIKDLAFEIEREMDNLFMIIGSDANDKATLTVIISKNLVEEKDLNAGTIVRELGKHIQGGGGGQPHFATAGGKDPDGLQAAIDAARKMVS from the coding sequence ATGAACTCCCAGAAAATAAGACAAACATTCCTCGAATATTTTAAAGAACGCCAGCATGAAGTGGTAAAAAGTGCACCCATGGTTATCAAGGATGACCCAACGCTCATGTTTACCAATGCTGGGATGAACCAGTTTAAGGAGTATTTTCTAGGCATTAATGATCCTAACAACAAGCGAGCAACTGATACTCAAAAATGCCTGCGAGTAAGCGGTAAACACAATGATCTTGAGGAAGTTGGTGTAGATACCTATCACCATACGATGTTTGAAATGTTGGGCAACTGGTCCTTTGGCGATTATTTTAAGAAAGAAGCAATTGCTTGGGCTTGGGAACTGCTCACTGAGGTTTACGGCATTGATAAAAACAGCCTGTACGTCACCATCTTTGAAGGCGACGCTAGCGAGAATCTAGATTGTGATACAGAGGCTTATAATTACTGGAAAGAATTAATTGCAGAGGATCGCATTCTTAATGGTAATAAAAAAGATAACTTCTGGGAAATGGGCGATCAAGGTCCTTGTGGTCCTTGTAGTGAGATTCATGTGGATATACGCAGCGATGCAGAAAAGGCCAAAATTGATGGTGCAAGTCTGGTAAATGCAGATCATCCTCAAGTGGTGGAAATATGGAACCTTGTTTTCATGCAATACAACCGCATGGCAGATGGTTCCTTGAAAAACCTACCGGCACAACACGTGGATACAGGTATGGGCTTTGAAAGATTGGCGATGGTGCTGCAAGGCAAGCAATCCAACTATGATACTGATGTTTTCCAGCCACTAATAAGAGAAATTGAGACCATCACAGGTCGATCTTATAATAAGACAGTAGAGATTGACATCGCAATACGCGTCATTGCAGACCATGTACGTGCTGTATCTTTTAGTATTGCAGATGGACAATTGCCATCTAACACTGGTGCTGGTTACGTGATTCGCCGTATTCTACGTCGCGCCATACGTTATGCGTTCACCTATCTAGACCGCAAGGAGCCTTTTATCTACATGCTTGTCAATACATTGTCTCGACAAATGGGTGAAGCGTTCCCGGAACTTAAATCGCAAAAGAATCTTATCACAAACGTGATCAAGGAAGAAGAACAATCATTCCTGCGCACGCTGGATCAAGGACTACTGCTACTTGATAATGTTATTAATGAGACGACAGCTTTAGGAAATAAAACGGTCGATGGTAAGAAGGCCTTTGAACTTTATGACACGTATGGTTTCCCAATTGACTTAACAGCTCTCATTCTCAGAGAAAAAGGACTGGAATTAGATGAGAAAGGTTTTGAAGAAGCTATGCAGGTTCAAAAAACACGTTCTCGATCTGCAAGTGAAACAGTGACTAGTGATTGGACTGAATTAAGACAGGACGACCAGCAGGAATTTATAGGATATGATAAGCTAGATGCTCAAGTATTTATCACACGCTATCGTAAGGTAACGACCAAAAAAGATGGCGATTTATATCAGCTGGTTTTTAATTTGACGCCGTTTTATGGCGAGAGCGGCGGCCAGACTGGTGATAAAGGATACCTAGAATCCAGCGCTGGCGATACCATATATATTATAGACACTAAAAAGGAGAACGGTCAAACCATACATTTGACCAAGACCTTGCCTAAAGAATTACAATCATCCTTTAAAGCGACCGTAGATCAAAAACAACGTAAAAGAACGGCAGCAAATCATACAGCCACGCACCTACTACATCAAGCGTTACGCAAGATCTTAGGAACACATGTGGAGCAAAAAGGTAGTATGGTGCGCAGCGCGTCCTTAAGATTTGATTTCTCGCATTTTTCCAAGCTTTCTCAAGATGAGCTGGATCAGGTAGAGCATTTTGTCAATGATCGTATCAACGAGCAGTTGGAACTACAGGAAAATAGAGCCAACACTTATGAGAACGCCATGGCCAATGGTGCGATAGGATTGTTTGGTGAGAAATATGGTGATGTAGTGCGCACGATCAAATTTGGCGATAGTCATGAATTGTGCGGTGGTACTCACGTTAAAAATACGGCAGATATTTGGCACTTTAAAATAGTTTCAGAAGGTGCTGTTGCAGCAGGAATACGCCGTATTGAGGCAATCACTGGTGATGCGGTCAAAGATTATTTTACAGAGCAGTCACAGCATTTTGAGGACATCAAGGCATTGCTCAACAATCCAGGCAAGCAACCTATTGAAAGCATTGAGTCTCTTCAAACTGAAAACAGCCAGCTTAAAAAAGAGATTGAAGAGCTTAAAAAAGCCAAAGCTGGAAACCTAAAACAAGAACTTATACAAAGCGCTGAAAATCATGACGGCATCAATTTTATTGGCACCAAAACAGATCTAGATACTAAGAGCATCAAGGATCTTGCTTTTGAGATCGAACGCGAAATGGATAATCTATTTATGATCATAGGTAGTGATGCCAATGATAAAGCAACACTCACGGTAATTATCAGTAAAAATCTGGTGGAAGAAAAAGACCTCAACGCTGGTACCATCGTTCGCGAGTTAGGCAAACATATTCAAGGCGGTGGCGGCGGCCAGCCGCACTTTGCCACTGCTGGTGGCAAAGATCCAGATGGATTGCAAGCAGCCATTGACGCCGCTAGAAAAATGGTCTCGTAG
- a CDS encoding RDD family protein, whose translation MDCKQPLTPLEKWSRSMMNDPFLQEQEPFKSADEKELTFATFGNRLAATLLDTLFIVMPLGLLNVLNTLYWRDFYIYLAITICILSYKPVLETIYGATWGKMLIEIKVVDYAGERINALQAWLRSIFTVCLTLITIPFQYAIFNNEYLNSIDGFISYSTEMSIEYPALSTISTINFFILTIEIIFLVTDVPRRRAAHDRIAKTYVIKDPETL comes from the coding sequence ATGGATTGCAAGCAGCCATTGACGCCGCTAGAAAAATGGTCTCGTAGTATGATGAATGATCCTTTCTTACAAGAACAAGAGCCGTTCAAAAGTGCAGATGAGAAAGAGCTGACCTTTGCCACCTTTGGCAATCGTCTCGCCGCGACCTTACTGGATACCTTGTTCATTGTAATGCCGTTGGGACTGCTCAATGTACTCAATACGCTTTACTGGCGTGACTTTTATATCTATCTCGCTATCACGATTTGTATTCTAAGTTACAAACCCGTGTTAGAAACAATTTATGGCGCAACTTGGGGCAAGATGCTGATTGAAATCAAGGTGGTAGATTATGCTGGCGAACGCATTAATGCATTGCAAGCATGGCTGCGCAGCATTTTCACAGTATGCTTGACCTTAATCACCATACCATTTCAATATGCTATTTTCAATAATGAATACTTGAATAGCATTGATGGATTTATCAGCTATTCCACAGAAATGTCCATTGAGTATCCTGCACTAAGCACCATCTCAACCATCAATTTTTTCATCTTGACCATTGAAATCATCTTCTTAGTTACAGATGTGCCTAGAAGACGTGCTGCCCATGACCGTATAGCTAAAACGTATGTCATCAAAGATCCTGAGACTCTCTAA
- a CDS encoding GSCFA domain-containing protein — MKFTTSFEIEKHPLPIDHDSHVVLLGSCFTDHMYRKLRYYGFDAVSNPFGILFNPFSISHLVSKSIQDDFKLDDVESTFSYLAHSDIAGDDPDAVLTELQTAGKKLKESLNKATHVIITLGTSWIYELKESSQIVASCHQQPQKLFDKRLLKIDEINQSLNKLIDLIQGLTQASILFTVSPVRHTRDGMVENQRSKARLHEAIQQQVDAKRAYYFPSYELFMDDLRDYRFYDRDMIHPNEIGVDYVWLRFRESVINQNTATAIKALEKLRKLEQHRPKDAATHARQVDEFKVKVLNEFPNLTL, encoded by the coding sequence ATGAAATTCACCACCAGCTTTGAGATTGAAAAGCATCCACTTCCTATTGATCATGACAGTCATGTGGTTTTGCTAGGCAGTTGCTTCACTGATCATATGTATCGCAAATTGCGCTACTATGGCTTTGATGCTGTTTCAAACCCTTTTGGGATATTGTTCAATCCTTTCAGTATATCTCACCTGGTAAGCAAATCAATTCAGGATGATTTCAAGCTAGATGATGTAGAATCCACTTTTTCATATCTCGCACATTCTGATATTGCCGGTGATGATCCTGATGCTGTTTTAACTGAATTGCAAACGGCTGGAAAAAAGCTGAAAGAAAGTCTTAATAAGGCAACTCATGTGATTATTACCTTGGGCACTTCTTGGATTTATGAGCTCAAAGAAAGCAGCCAAATCGTTGCTTCCTGCCATCAACAGCCACAAAAACTGTTTGATAAACGATTGCTCAAGATAGATGAGATCAACCAAAGTTTGAATAAACTAATAGATCTAATCCAGGGCTTGACACAGGCTTCCATCCTATTTACCGTATCGCCAGTACGTCACACTCGAGATGGCATGGTTGAGAATCAACGCAGCAAGGCGCGTCTTCATGAGGCAATACAGCAACAAGTAGATGCAAAAAGAGCATATTATTTTCCTAGTTATGAGCTTTTTATGGATGACCTACGCGACTATCGTTTTTATGATCGTGATATGATCCATCCCAATGAAATAGGTGTAGATTATGTGTGGTTACGCTTTCGCGAAAGCGTAATCAACCAAAACACCGCAACAGCAATTAAAGCACTTGAGAAACTACGCAAATTAGAACAACACAGACCGAAAGACGCCGCAACTCACGCTAGACAGGTTGATGAATTTAAAGTTAAAGTGCTGAATGAATTCCCTAACTTGACGCTATGA
- a CDS encoding DUF4230 domain-containing protein: MIRGIKNLFIGAVIMLIVVLIYNWISDSNNEQEQLDAQTALILKQVNNVSKLVVTEAQFAKVYTYENTRSYGWDFYSSRKTALIISNASVQIAYDLRKLEVEVDEDSKTIEIKSIPEPEIKVDPDLTFYNLENGLTNKFEAKDLNTIKKRIKKDIIEKVRKDQILANAENRLLSELSQIYLLSSVYGWKLEYDGTEVNSEKELKYLLD; encoded by the coding sequence ATGATAAGAGGAATTAAAAACCTATTCATAGGTGCCGTCATTATGCTAATTGTGGTCTTAATTTATAATTGGATAAGTGACAGCAATAATGAACAAGAGCAGCTAGACGCGCAAACAGCCTTAATCTTAAAACAGGTAAATAACGTGAGTAAACTGGTCGTGACCGAGGCGCAGTTTGCCAAGGTGTACACCTATGAAAATACCAGAAGCTATGGTTGGGACTTTTATAGCAGCCGTAAGACTGCGCTGATAATTTCCAACGCCAGCGTACAAATTGCCTATGATTTAAGAAAACTAGAAGTCGAGGTTGATGAAGATTCAAAAACCATTGAAATTAAAAGCATTCCTGAGCCAGAAATCAAGGTCGATCCAGATCTTACCTTCTACAATTTAGAGAATGGCCTGACCAATAAATTTGAAGCTAAAGACCTAAACACCATCAAGAAACGCATCAAAAAAGATATTATTGAGAAAGTAAGAAAGGATCAAATCCTTGCCAACGCAGAAAACAGATTGCTAAGTGAGTTAAGTCAAATCTATCTATTAAGTAGCGTCTATGGCTGGAAATTGGAATACGATGGCACCGAAGTCAATAGTGAAAAGGAACTCAAATATCTGTTGGATTAA
- a CDS encoding RNA polymerase sigma factor has translation MSQVTENEIIALIKDPKSLDKGFRLLVAQYQQNIYWQIRKILLNHEDTDDVVQNVFIKIHRGIGNFKGDSKLSTWMYRIAYNESMTFLKKKSRTVKIESAELQEYLVDQLEADVYFSGDEIQLELQRALARLPDRQKEIFNMRYYDEIKFKDIASILELTEGAVKASYHIAAKKIEAYLKRD, from the coding sequence ATGAGCCAAGTAACAGAAAACGAAATCATCGCTCTTATCAAGGATCCCAAATCTCTGGATAAGGGCTTTCGTTTACTGGTAGCACAATATCAGCAGAATATCTATTGGCAAATCCGTAAGATTTTATTGAATCACGAGGACACAGATGACGTGGTCCAGAATGTGTTTATAAAGATTCATAGAGGTATAGGCAATTTTAAAGGTGATAGTAAATTGAGCACCTGGATGTACCGCATTGCCTACAACGAGAGCATGACCTTTCTCAAGAAAAAGTCACGCACCGTAAAAATTGAAAGTGCCGAGCTACAAGAATATCTAGTGGATCAACTGGAAGCAGATGTTTATTTTTCTGGTGATGAAATTCAACTCGAACTCCAGCGAGCACTTGCAAGATTACCTGATAGACAAAAAGAGATCTTTAATATGCGATATTATGATGAGATCAAATTCAAGGATATTGCCAGCATTCTTGAACTTACTGAAGGTGCTGTAAAAGCTAGCTATCATATTGCGGCAAAAAAAATTGAAGCGTACCTTAAACGAGATTAA
- a CDS encoding Bax inhibitor-1/YccA family protein, with amino-acid sequence MQPTEFKQTPSKYQPLIEVDDTTRATFYRKTYTHVALAVLLFIVLETMLLRIDPLVELMLSLAQGWTWLLVLGGFMFATSYAEKLAHTTHDKTTQYGALFLFVLAEAIIFVPLVYIALFYGEMEYFSTINQAAIMTLALFTGLSAVVLLTKKDFSFLRSFLAIGFVIAIGAIIAGMIFGFNLGLVFSAGMVVLAAGTILYQTSQLVHKYDTDQYVGASLGLFASLMLLFWYVLSIFMGRD; translated from the coding sequence ATGCAACCTACTGAATTTAAACAAACACCATCAAAGTATCAGCCACTTATTGAGGTTGATGATACTACAAGAGCAACGTTTTACCGCAAGACGTACACTCATGTCGCACTAGCAGTTTTACTTTTTATTGTTCTTGAAACCATGTTACTGCGCATCGATCCTTTGGTTGAGTTGATGCTAAGTCTAGCACAAGGCTGGACGTGGCTTCTAGTTTTAGGTGGTTTCATGTTTGCCACCAGCTATGCTGAGAAGTTAGCGCACACAACCCATGATAAGACCACACAATACGGAGCACTATTCCTTTTTGTACTGGCAGAAGCGATCATTTTTGTACCGCTTGTCTACATCGCTTTATTTTATGGCGAGATGGAATATTTCTCTACCATCAATCAAGCAGCAATTATGACGTTGGCGTTGTTTACAGGCTTGAGTGCAGTCGTATTGCTAACCAAAAAAGACTTTTCATTCCTACGTAGTTTTCTAGCAATAGGCTTTGTAATTGCCATCGGCGCCATCATCGCTGGGATGATCTTTGGCTTTAATCTAGGTCTGGTCTTCAGCGCTGGAATGGTGGTACTTGCCGCAGGAACCATTCTATATCAAACCTCACAACTCGTCCACAAATACGACACCGATCAATATGTAGGCGCTTCCCTAGGCCTATTTGCATCCTTGATGCTGCTGTTCTGGTATGTGTTGAGCATCTTTATGGGACGTGATTAA
- a CDS encoding TlpA disulfide reductase family protein has product MPIKQKLYILSIVLLVLSCKTENQSAIEPEPENMSLLVGEVKDFPDSTWIYLSYEGNDADSTMVTKGKFQFEQTVEYPKSYTIYTKNPPNWSSIWLEEGTTTFSARNGDFRNAIASGTATQEEDNSFVESLGGYWNKQDSLRLIYIDTLQPAIEQEKASDYAAKLRADKFKKEQAYIAENPNSYLSAHLLDFYTTTYGYDTVNLLFSKFPDSLKSSAYGMRINKFLDTNESPDIGDDYIDFTLKNDTGEMVKFSEARGKLTLIDFWASWCGPCIEEYPTLKKVYEQNKANGFEIVGVSQDLNEEPWLESIKKNRLNWTNLINDKNSPSDPYLIYGINGIPDNFLVDENGKIIARNLRGEDLEKAVKDYFKYRRPDNDVF; this is encoded by the coding sequence ATGCCTATCAAACAGAAACTTTATATTCTTTCCATAGTTTTACTTGTATTGTCTTGTAAGACGGAAAATCAATCAGCCATTGAGCCAGAGCCTGAAAATATGAGTCTATTGGTAGGTGAGGTGAAAGATTTTCCAGATAGTACCTGGATTTATCTAAGCTATGAAGGAAATGATGCAGACTCAACAATGGTCACAAAAGGTAAATTCCAATTCGAGCAAACAGTCGAATACCCAAAAAGTTACACGATTTACACAAAAAACCCGCCTAATTGGAGTAGTATTTGGTTAGAAGAAGGCACTACGACATTTAGCGCCAGGAATGGAGACTTCAGAAATGCAATAGCATCAGGAACTGCCACTCAAGAAGAAGACAATTCATTTGTTGAGTCGTTAGGAGGCTATTGGAATAAACAAGATAGTCTGAGATTGATTTATATAGATACGTTGCAACCAGCTATAGAACAAGAAAAAGCGTCAGACTACGCAGCAAAATTAAGAGCCGATAAATTCAAAAAAGAGCAAGCCTACATTGCCGAAAATCCTAATTCTTATTTAAGTGCTCACCTATTGGATTTTTATACAACTACTTATGGTTACGATACCGTAAACCTTCTTTTCTCAAAATTTCCGGACAGTTTAAAATCTTCTGCCTACGGTATGAGAATTAATAAGTTTCTTGATACAAATGAAAGTCCCGACATAGGTGATGACTACATAGATTTTACCCTAAAAAATGACACTGGCGAGATGGTAAAATTTTCCGAAGCTAGAGGTAAACTAACGCTTATTGATTTTTGGGCCTCGTGGTGTGGCCCATGTATTGAAGAATATCCAACATTAAAAAAAGTATATGAACAAAATAAAGCTAACGGCTTTGAAATAGTAGGTGTTTCACAAGACTTAAATGAAGAGCCATGGCTGGAAAGCATTAAAAAAAATAGACTCAATTGGACAAACCTTATTAATGATAAAAATAGCCCAAGTGACCCATACCTGATTTATGGAATCAATGGTATTCCAGACAATTTTCTTGTTGATGAAAATGGTAAAATCATCGCACGCAACCTACGTGGTGAAGATCTTGAAAAGGCTGTAAAAGATTACTTCAAATATCGCCGACCTGATAACGATGTCTTCTAA
- the ettA gene encoding energy-dependent translational throttle protein EttA, protein MSDDKQVIFSMSGLSKTYQSTGKQVLKNIHLSFFYGAKIGILGLNGSGKSTLLKIIAGKEKNYQGDIHFLPGYKVGYLEQEPELDASKTVMEIVREGVAETVAILDEYNQINDDFGKEEVYSDADKMEKLMNRQAELQDKIDALNAWELDTKLEIAMDALRTPPGDASIENLSGGEKRRVALCRLLLQQPEILLLDEPTNHLDAESVLWLEQHLAQYKGTVIAVTHDRYFLDNVAGWILELDRGEGIPWKGNYSSWLEQKSDRLAKEEKSESKRRKTLQRELDWVRQGAKGRQTKQKARLNNYDKLLNEDQKAKEEKLEIYIPNGPRLGTNVIEATGVSKAFGDKLLYEDLNFTLPQNGIVGIIGPNGAGKTTIFKMIMDEVEPDKGSFTVGDTVKLAYVDQTHSNIDPEKSIWENFADGQDTVMMGGKMVNSRAYLSRFNFSGSEQNKKVATLSGGERNRLHLAMTLKEEGNVLLLDEPTNDLDVNTLRALEEGLENFAGCAVIISHDRWFLDRVCTHIIAFEGDSQVYSFQGSFTEYEENKKKRLGDVTPKRIRYKKLIRD, encoded by the coding sequence ATGAGTGACGATAAACAAGTAATTTTTTCCATGTCTGGTCTGTCAAAGACCTACCAAAGCACGGGAAAACAGGTATTGAAGAACATACATTTGAGTTTCTTCTATGGCGCCAAGATTGGTATTCTGGGTCTCAATGGCTCGGGTAAGTCGACCTTGCTCAAGATTATTGCTGGCAAGGAGAAAAATTACCAGGGTGATATTCATTTCCTGCCTGGTTACAAAGTAGGTTATCTGGAACAAGAACCAGAACTGGATGCGAGTAAAACCGTGATGGAAATCGTGCGTGAAGGCGTGGCAGAAACCGTTGCAATTCTAGATGAATACAATCAGATCAATGACGATTTTGGTAAAGAAGAGGTTTACAGCGATGCCGACAAGATGGAGAAGCTCATGAACCGTCAGGCAGAATTGCAGGACAAGATCGATGCACTCAACGCCTGGGAACTGGATACTAAACTAGAAATCGCAATGGACGCCTTGCGCACGCCACCAGGCGATGCAAGTATTGAAAACCTTTCTGGTGGTGAGAAGCGTCGTGTAGCATTGTGTAGATTATTGCTACAACAACCAGAGATTTTACTGCTGGATGAGCCTACCAACCACCTTGATGCCGAATCGGTTTTATGGCTGGAACAACATCTAGCGCAATATAAAGGAACGGTAATCGCGGTAACGCACGACCGTTATTTCCTAGATAATGTTGCTGGCTGGATCCTAGAATTGGATCGTGGTGAAGGAATCCCATGGAAAGGGAATTATTCTAGCTGGTTGGAACAGAAAAGCGACCGTCTTGCCAAGGAAGAGAAATCAGAATCTAAACGTCGCAAAACGTTACAGCGAGAGTTGGATTGGGTACGTCAAGGTGCCAAAGGTCGCCAGACCAAGCAAAAAGCGCGTTTAAATAACTATGACAAGTTGTTGAATGAAGATCAAAAAGCCAAGGAAGAAAAGCTAGAGATCTACATTCCTAATGGTCCACGACTAGGAACTAACGTGATCGAGGCGACAGGAGTGAGTAAAGCCTTTGGCGATAAGCTGCTGTATGAAGACTTGAATTTTACACTACCACAAAATGGAATCGTGGGAATTATAGGACCCAACGGTGCTGGTAAGACCACCATTTTCAAGATGATAATGGATGAGGTGGAACCTGATAAGGGAAGTTTTACAGTAGGTGATACGGTAAAGTTGGCTTATGTAGATCAAACGCACAGTAACATCGATCCAGAAAAATCTATCTGGGAGAACTTTGCCGATGGTCAGGACACGGTCATGATGGGCGGCAAGATGGTGAATTCGCGAGCTTATTTGAGCCGATTCAACTTTTCGGGATCAGAGCAGAATAAAAAGGTAGCCACGCTATCTGGTGGTGAGCGCAACCGTTTGCACCTAGCGATGACGTTGAAAGAGGAAGGAAACGTGTTGCTTCTGGATGAGCCTACCAATGATCTTGACGTGAATACCTTGAGAGCGCTAGAAGAAGGTCTGGAAAACTTTGCAGGTTGTGCCGTGATTATCTCGCACGATAGATGGTTCCTTGATAGAGTTTGTACACATATCATTGCCTTTGAAGGTGATTCACAAGTCTATTCGTTCCAAGGTAGCTTTACCGAGTATGAAGAGAACAAGAAGAAACGCTTGGGTGATGTAACGCCTAAAAGAATACGTTACAAGAAGTTGATTAGGGATTAG
- a CDS encoding CAL67264 family membrane protein, whose product MNKNGVLGWAVLIMIIIGLGLIALGAFRYRDVAGYGFAAVGIGFFAIAWVFNALKGRV is encoded by the coding sequence ATGAATAAAAACGGAGTGTTAGGATGGGCAGTGCTCATCATGATTATTATAGGACTAGGCTTGATCGCACTAGGCGCCTTTAGATATAGAGACGTAGCGGGTTATGGTTTTGCCGCGGTGGGCATCGGATTTTTTGCCATTGCATGGGTTTTCAACGCCCTTAAAGGTAGAGTGTAG
- a CDS encoding THUMP domain-containing class I SAM-dependent RNA methyltransferase: protein MSQNFKMIAKTLFGLEEVLEKELRNLGAMDIKPGVRMVSFSGDQGFMYKANMMLRTAIRILKPIHSFRARNEVDLYDGIYQMDWSEYLTPHDTLAVNATVSSQYFNHSQYVALKTKDAIVDQIRNQSGRRPDVDTKHPDLRISVHINDQTVDVSLDTSGEPLYKRGYREKTNVAPINEVLAAGIILLSDWDQRSTFIDPMCGSGTIAIEAAMIGANIAPNINRPEFGFEKWPDYDNQLFENIQESCLKKMREFDGKIIARDADGYTIEKARENVKNANLTDFISLEKGDFFRDSQSAQAFLMFNPPYDERLEIDMEAFYKEIGDTLKSRYAGSTAWLITGNLEALKHVGLKTSKRIKLYNGKLEARLVKYELYRGSKKVKTD, encoded by the coding sequence ATGTCGCAAAATTTTAAGATGATTGCCAAAACGCTTTTTGGCCTTGAAGAAGTACTGGAAAAAGAGCTAAGAAACCTGGGCGCGATGGACATCAAACCTGGCGTGCGCATGGTAAGCTTTTCTGGTGATCAAGGCTTTATGTACAAGGCAAACATGATGCTGCGCACGGCGATCAGGATTTTGAAACCCATACACAGTTTCCGCGCTCGCAATGAGGTGGATTTGTACGACGGCATTTACCAGATGGACTGGAGCGAGTACTTGACGCCGCACGATACGCTGGCTGTCAACGCCACGGTTTCTTCTCAATATTTCAATCACAGTCAGTATGTTGCCTTGAAAACCAAGGATGCGATTGTGGATCAGATACGCAATCAATCGGGTAGGCGACCAGATGTGGATACCAAGCATCCAGATTTGCGCATATCTGTTCACATCAATGATCAGACAGTCGATGTATCGCTGGACACCAGCGGTGAGCCATTATATAAACGTGGCTACCGTGAAAAAACCAACGTCGCGCCAATCAACGAGGTGCTAGCGGCTGGAATTATTTTGCTGAGTGATTGGGATCAGCGATCGACTTTTATTGATCCTATGTGCGGTAGTGGTACCATAGCGATTGAGGCAGCCATGATAGGCGCGAACATCGCACCCAATATCAATAGGCCAGAATTTGGCTTTGAAAAATGGCCAGACTATGACAACCAGCTCTTTGAGAATATCCAGGAAAGTTGCTTGAAGAAGATGCGTGAGTTTGATGGCAAGATCATCGCACGTGATGCCGATGGTTACACTATTGAAAAAGCAAGGGAAAATGTAAAGAATGCCAATCTTACTGATTTTATTAGTCTAGAGAAAGGTGATTTCTTTAGAGATTCACAAAGTGCACAGGCATTTCTCATGTTTAATCCACCGTATGATGAGCGACTGGAGATCGATATGGAGGCTTTTTATAAAGAAATAGGCGACACGCTCAAGAGCAGATATGCCGGTAGTACCGCATGGCTCATTACAGGTAATCTAGAAGCCTTGAAACATGTAGGCCTAAAAACCAGCAAACGTATTAAATTGTACAACGGTAAACTTGAGGCTCGACTAGTGAAGTATGAACTATATCGCGGGTCAAAAAAAGTCAAAACAGACTAG